A single region of the Candidatus Woesearchaeota archaeon genome encodes:
- a CDS encoding MBOAT family protein: MLFNSIHFLIFFPIVVFLYFKLSHKYRWILLLIISYYFYMSWKPEYAILLLISTVIDYAAGIQITKSTTQIRKKIFLWISIISNFGMLFAFKYFTFFNESLREVLKLISIDFSPLTLKVLLPVGISFYTFQTLSYTIEVYRGKINAERHFGIYAVYVTFFPQLVAGPIERAANLLPQFFKENKFEYQRAVDGLKLMLWGFFKKIVIADRLAIFVNMVYNQPFEYTGVQLILATVFFGFQIYCDFSGYSDIAIGSAQVMGYSLMDNFKRPYFSKSIAEFWRRWHISLSTWFKDYLYIPLGGNKLSVKRTYINTFVVFLISGLWHGANWTFVIWGALHGFYMVFAMWTKKIRKKFVEIIGLIKFPKFYKLVQVAITFFLVTFAWIFFRANKMSDAIYVITHAFINLKTSFIELFLTSSKLSRINVIICILMILFMECVHLMQRHTEMRKFLSSKATYLRWTIYILLIIAILIFGMFNKTEFIYFQF; encoded by the coding sequence ATGTTATTTAACTCAATACATTTTTTGATATTTTTTCCAATTGTAGTATTTTTATATTTTAAATTAAGTCATAAATATAGATGGATATTACTTTTAATAATCAGTTATTATTTTTATATGAGTTGGAAACCTGAGTATGCTATTCTTCTCTTAATAAGCACAGTCATAGATTATGCTGCTGGAATTCAAATAACTAAATCTACAACACAGATAAGAAAAAAAATATTTTTATGGATAAGTATAATAAGTAATTTTGGAATGTTATTTGCTTTTAAGTATTTTACATTCTTTAATGAATCCTTAAGAGAAGTGCTTAAATTAATAAGTATAGATTTTTCACCTCTAACTCTGAAAGTTTTACTTCCAGTTGGAATTTCATTTTATACTTTTCAAACTTTAAGTTATACAATTGAGGTTTATAGGGGTAAGATAAATGCTGAAAGACATTTTGGTATTTATGCAGTTTATGTAACTTTCTTCCCACAATTAGTTGCTGGACCAATAGAAAGAGCTGCAAATCTTTTACCTCAATTTTTTAAAGAAAATAAGTTTGAATATCAAAGAGCTGTAGATGGTTTGAAATTGATGTTATGGGGATTTTTCAAAAAAATAGTTATTGCAGACAGATTGGCAATTTTTGTAAATATGGTTTATAATCAACCTTTTGAGTATACAGGTGTACAACTTATACTTGCGACAGTATTTTTTGGTTTTCAGATATATTGTGACTTTTCAGGATATTCAGATATAGCAATTGGTTCTGCACAAGTTATGGGTTATAGTTTAATGGATAATTTTAAGAGACCTTATTTTTCTAAATCAATTGCAGAATTCTGGAGAAGATGGCATATTTCACTTTCAACATGGTTTAAAGATTACTTGTATATACCTTTAGGAGGCAATAAACTCTCTGTTAAAAGGACATATATTAACACATTTGTAGTATTTTTAATAAGTGGGCTGTGGCACGGTGCAAATTGGACTTTTGTAATCTGGGGTGCATTACATGGTTTTTATATGGTTTTTGCTATGTGGACTAAAAAAATAAGAAAAAAATTTGTGGAGATTATTGGCTTAATTAAATTTCCAAAATTCTATAAACTTGTGCAAGTAGCAATAACTTTTTTCTTAGTTACATTTGCATGGATATTTTTTAGAGCAAATAAAATGAGTGATGCGATTTATGTAATTACACATGCTTTTATTAATTTAAAGACAAGTTTTATAGAACTATTTTTAACTAGTAGTAAATTAAGTAGAATAAATGTAATTATTTGTATACTTATGATTTTATTTATGGAATGCGTGCATTTGATGCAGAGACATACTGAAATGAGAAAGTT